The Paenibacillus sp. FSL R7-0345 DNA segment AGCCACCAGTTTTTCTGCAAATGGTGTAGGCAATGAACGGTAGTACGCTGGTAAAGTACGGTACAGCAACAAATCTGTTGCGGATGAATCCACTATCCTTTGCTTTACTGATTGTGCTGCCGGGTTCTCGACAGTAGGAATAAAACGGCTCCCTAGAAAGACACCTTCTGCCCCTAATTCAAAGGCACTTGCAACACCGCGGGCATCACCAATACCACCGGCAGCGATTACTGGAATATCAAGCACATCAACAATAATAGGAGTTATTGTAAAAGTACCAATGACACTTGTCGGCAATGTCCCCCCCTCATCAAATCCAGTAACAACATAAACATCAACACCCATAGCTTGAGCAGCCTTTGCATCTTCGATCGTTGGCGTTAGAGGACGGTAGACAATCTTAATGCCTGCTTCCTTCAATGGGGTAATGATCTTTTCAGTTAGGGTTCCTTCAACGCCATTAAGAAGAACAACATGTATTCCTTCTTCAATAACAACTTCCAAAATTGGCCAAGTGAACTTCATATCTGTATCAGTAATTAAAGTTGTCCCAAAGGGTTTATCCGTCAGTTCCTTTGTCTTACGAATCTCACGACGCATACGTTCTGCGGTTTCCTCTGGAGAGGTTGTAATTGTCGTTTGGCCGGCATTAGGACCAAGAATCCCTAAACCACCCGCATTACTTACGGCAGCAACAAATTCAGCATTTGTGATCCAACTCATAGGTCCTTGTAAAATGGGTTTTTCAATTCCAAGAATATCTGCTACACGATTTTTCATTATTTACATCCTCTCTTCTTAGCACCGTATATTGAATATAGCCTTAAACAACTTGATTGGTCTCCTTTGCGAGTTATGTTACAATAATCATTAGCTTGCTAATTAAATAATATTATTTGTACTGATTTGCGGCTTTGACACCATCATACGTTCATACATTTGATTTGAAAAGAAGGCAATTTAAATGAACATTGTACATATTTTTGTACTTATAGACTGGGAGCGAGATCATGAGGGTATGTAATGGCGGATTTGAAAAAGAGTTTATTGATGATAACAGGAATATGTATGCAATAGCCTTTACGCAAAATGTGCTTTCAGGGCGCTGGAAATATTTCATTATCTGGTTTTTGGAAGGGGAAACCCGCCGTTTTACCGAGATAAAAAAATTCTTGGGCGGCTTATCGCAAGGCTCGCTCACAAAGCAGCTTAAAGAATTGGAGAACGACGGGGTAATTAAACGCGATGTGTATTCGGAAGTACCGCCGCGGGTCGAATATTCGCTGACAGAGAAGGGAGTTAAGTTGCTGCCTGTACTTAAACAGATGGAGGCATTTGGCAAAGAATACGGGGAGAAACCTGAACGCGGGAAAGGTTAGTAAAAGAAGAAGCCGTCCCATTTGCAGGTTTCTCTGCAGATGAGACAGCTATAAAGAGATTACAGCACCGGAAATCCCGGAATCAGTGTAACGTACATTCTGGCATTCATCGCCTCTTCTCTGCCGACATAATACCGCAAAGGTTCTCGGTTAATAAACACCTTAAGCTTATATTCCCATTCTGCTGCATTAACGCTCCTTCTGCTCCTCAATCCTTTCAAGCAATAGCGAAATGACCTGCGCACTTTCTGCACGGATGACTTCCTCATGCGGCATAAACAATTGATTTCCGCGGCCGCTGATTAATCCGAGCTCCTGTGCAGCAGCGACTGCATCCGCAGCCCAGCTGCTGATGTGATCCGCATCCCTAAAGCTGCTTAACCGGTTAACGGCAGCATTCCGGCCTGTATGAAACAGATACGCTTTGTAGATCATGGCCGCCATTTCTTCCCGGCTTACGGATTCCTCCGGTGCAAAAGTATCCGCGCTTCTGCCTGTTATAATCCCATTCTCATAAGCGGCTGTAATGGAAGAAGCGTACCATTTTGCTGAATCCACATCCTTAAATATCGCTGTGTTGGCAGATTTTATACTCAGTGCCCGGGTAATCAGGGCAGCAAATTCTGCCCGGCTCACGTTTTGCTTTGGTGCGAACGCTGTTTCACTGATACCCGAGACCATTTGTCTGGCCGCCATCTTTTTAATCACATCATGAGCCCAATACGATGCATTC contains these protein-coding regions:
- a CDS encoding nitronate monooxygenase; this translates as MKNRVADILGIEKPILQGPMSWITNAEFVAAVSNAGGLGILGPNAGQTTITTSPEETAERMRREIRKTKELTDKPFGTTLITDTDMKFTWPILEVVIEEGIHVVLLNGVEGTLTEKIITPLKEAGIKIVYRPLTPTIEDAKAAQAMGVDVYVVTGFDEGGTLPTSVIGTFTITPIIVDVLDIPVIAAGGIGDARGVASAFELGAEGVFLGSRFIPTVENPAAQSVKQRIVDSSATDLLLYRTLPAYYRSLPTPFAEKLVAMDNQGASREEIAKIGGSSSVIRIGMLEGNGEGGIITVGTGITPIKKIQTVQEVVNELATGIK
- a CDS encoding helix-turn-helix domain-containing protein, with the protein product MRVCNGGFEKEFIDDNRNMYAIAFTQNVLSGRWKYFIIWFLEGETRRFTEIKKFLGGLSQGSLTKQLKELENDGVIKRDVYSEVPPRVEYSLTEKGVKLLPVLKQMEAFGKEYGEKPERGKG